In the genome of Desulfuromonas sp. DDH964, one region contains:
- the hisH gene encoding imidazole glycerol phosphate synthase subunit HisH, with product MDNIVIIDYGMGNLRSAQKSFERVGYAAQLSSDPADIARADKLVLPGVGAFRDCIGNLRAGGFVAPLKAHVAAGKPLLGICVGLQLLFTESEEFGRHQGLGIIPGRVVRFPAGMQRDGEELKVPHMGWNDLQIRRPAPIFQGIEDGSFVYFVHSYYAIPDDPALVAAEATYGEITFCAAVWQGNVMATQFHPEKSQGVGLEIVRNFAAM from the coding sequence ATGGACAACATCGTCATCATCGATTACGGCATGGGCAACCTGCGCTCGGCGCAGAAATCCTTCGAGCGGGTCGGTTATGCTGCCCAGCTGAGCAGCGACCCGGCCGATATCGCCCGGGCCGACAAGCTGGTCCTCCCCGGCGTCGGCGCCTTTCGCGACTGCATCGGCAACCTGCGCGCCGGCGGTTTCGTCGCGCCGCTCAAGGCCCATGTCGCCGCCGGTAAGCCGCTGCTCGGCATCTGTGTCGGCCTGCAGCTCCTCTTCACCGAGAGCGAGGAGTTCGGCCGCCACCAGGGGCTCGGGATCATCCCCGGCAGGGTGGTGCGTTTTCCCGCCGGCATGCAGCGGGACGGCGAGGAGCTCAAGGTGCCGCACATGGGGTGGAACGATCTGCAGATCCGCCGTCCCGCGCCGATTTTTCAGGGAATCGAAGACGGAAGCTTCGTCTACTTCGTGCACTCCTACTACGCGATTCCCGACGATCCGGCCCTGGTGGCGGCGGAAGCGACCTACGGCGAGATCACTTTCTGCGCCGCGGTCTGGCAGGGGAATGTCATGGCCACCCAGTTTCATCCCGAGAAGAGCCAGGGGGTGGGGCTGGAGATCGTGCGCAACTTCGCCGCGATGTAA
- the hisA gene encoding 1-(5-phosphoribosyl)-5-[(5-phosphoribosylamino)methylideneamino]imidazole-4-carboxamide isomerase, translating to MLVIPAIDLKEGRCVRLEQGLMEKDTVYSDDPGAQARSWQDQGGELLHIVDLDGAFAGVPKNKAAIAAIVKAISIPTELGGGIRDLATIEAYLDLGIDRVILGTVAKENPALVAEACRKFPGHIVVGIDAKDGLVAVRGWAEVTAKKATDLAREMEGLGVSAIIYTDIARDGMLQGPNLEATGALAEAISIPVIASGGVSSLQDIRNLLAIEAKGVAGVITGKAIYTGSLDLREAVRIAKGQ from the coding sequence ATGCTCGTCATACCCGCCATCGACCTGAAGGAAGGCCGCTGTGTTCGACTCGAACAGGGGCTGATGGAAAAGGACACCGTCTACAGCGACGACCCCGGCGCCCAGGCCCGGAGCTGGCAGGACCAGGGGGGAGAGCTCCTCCACATCGTCGATCTCGACGGCGCTTTCGCCGGCGTGCCGAAGAACAAGGCGGCGATCGCGGCGATCGTCAAGGCGATTAGCATCCCGACCGAGCTCGGCGGCGGCATCCGCGACCTGGCAACGATCGAGGCTTATCTTGACCTCGGGATCGATCGGGTCATCCTCGGCACCGTCGCCAAGGAGAACCCGGCCCTGGTGGCGGAAGCCTGCCGGAAGTTTCCCGGTCATATCGTCGTCGGCATCGATGCCAAGGACGGCCTGGTGGCGGTGCGCGGCTGGGCCGAAGTGACGGCAAAAAAGGCCACCGACCTCGCCCGCGAGATGGAGGGGCTGGGGGTGTCGGCGATCATCTATACCGACATCGCCCGCGACGGCATGCTGCAGGGGCCGAACCTCGAGGCGACCGGGGCTCTTGCCGAGGCGATCTCCATCCCGGTCATCGCCAGCGGCGGCGTCTCCAGCCTGCAGGATATCCGCAACCTGCTGGCAATCGAAGCCAAGGGGGTCGCCGGGGTGATCACCGGCAAGGCGATCTACACCGGCAGCCTCGATCTGCGCGAGGCGGTGAGAATCGCCAAGGGGCAATAG
- the hisD gene encoding histidinol dehydrogenase — MIQLLRFSDAGFEAALKKIVERGAAPPAGVEQTVRDILAAVRERGDAALFEYTARFDRLELDAASIEVTAAEIEAAIAAVAADDLAALRLAAERIASFHAKQKQETWLSTDEDDVLLGQMVRPLDRVGIYVPGGKAAYPSSVLMNAVPARVAGVGEVIMVVPMPGGEVNPHVLAAAHLAGVDRIFKLGGAQAVAALAYGTESVPKVDKITGPGNIYVATAKQLVFGAVDIDMIAGPSEILIINDGSGSPAHLAADLLGQAEHDELASSVLITTDAAFAEQVRAEVERQLAQLPRQGIARQSIDAFGALIIARDLDEAIAFSNRIAPEHLELAVANPFEILAQIRHAGAIFMGHHTPEAAGDYLAGPNHTLPTGGTARFFSPLSVDDFVKKSSIVSFSRAGLKRLGNEIVRIAELEGLSAHARSVSLRLKS, encoded by the coding sequence ATGATCCAGTTGCTGCGTTTCAGCGATGCCGGGTTCGAAGCGGCGCTGAAAAAGATCGTCGAGCGCGGGGCCGCGCCGCCGGCCGGGGTCGAACAGACCGTCCGCGACATTCTCGCCGCGGTGCGCGAGCGGGGGGACGCGGCCCTGTTCGAATACACGGCCCGCTTTGACCGCCTCGAACTCGACGCGGCCAGCATCGAGGTGACCGCCGCCGAGATCGAAGCCGCCATCGCCGCGGTCGCTGCCGACGACCTGGCGGCGCTGCGCCTCGCCGCCGAGCGCATCGCCTCCTTTCACGCCAAACAGAAGCAGGAGACCTGGCTCTCGACCGACGAAGACGACGTCCTGCTCGGCCAGATGGTGCGACCCCTCGACCGGGTCGGCATCTACGTTCCTGGCGGCAAGGCCGCCTACCCGAGCTCGGTGCTGATGAACGCGGTGCCGGCCAGGGTCGCTGGTGTTGGCGAAGTGATCATGGTGGTGCCGATGCCCGGAGGCGAGGTCAATCCCCACGTACTGGCGGCGGCCCACCTTGCCGGGGTCGACCGGATCTTCAAACTCGGTGGCGCCCAGGCGGTCGCCGCCCTCGCCTATGGCACCGAGAGTGTCCCCAAGGTCGACAAGATCACCGGTCCCGGCAATATCTACGTCGCCACCGCCAAGCAGCTCGTATTCGGTGCCGTCGACATCGACATGATCGCCGGGCCGAGCGAGATCCTGATTATCAATGACGGCAGCGGCAGTCCGGCCCACCTCGCCGCCGATCTTCTCGGCCAGGCCGAGCATGACGAGCTCGCCTCCTCGGTGCTGATTACCACCGACGCGGCGTTTGCCGAGCAGGTGCGGGCCGAGGTTGAACGGCAGCTGGCGCAGCTGCCGCGGCAGGGGATCGCCCGGCAGTCGATCGATGCCTTCGGCGCGTTGATTATCGCCCGCGACCTCGACGAGGCGATCGCCTTCTCCAACCGCATCGCCCCCGAGCACCTCGAATTGGCGGTGGCCAATCCCTTCGAGATCCTGGCGCAGATCCGTCATGCCGGGGCGATCTTCATGGGGCATCATACCCCGGAGGCCGCCGGCGACTACCTCGCCGGGCCCAACCACACTCTGCCGACGGGGGGCACCGCGCGCTTCTTCTCGCCGCTGTCGGTCGACGACTTTGTCAAGAAATCGAGCATCGTCAGCTTCTCAAGGGCGGGGCTCAAGCGGCTGGGGAACGAGATCGTGCGCATCGCCGAGCTGGAAGGGCTGTCGGCCCATGCCCGGTCGGTCTCCTTGCGGCTGAAAAGTTAA
- the prmC gene encoding peptide chain release factor N(5)-glutamine methyltransferase, protein MAESWTVLKILKWTSGYLAERGIDNGRLDAELLLADLLQLDRVGLYLNFDRPLNAAELTDFRQRVGRRARREPLQYILGRAEFWSLPFRVGPAVLVPRPDTEVLVEEALARATPAARILDVGTGSGAIAVALAHELPAARVAAVDISKEALLLAAENARVNGVAERVTFTPGNLHALADGEFDLVVANPPYIAATDLAGLMPEVRDFEPQLALDGGSDGLDAYRALARQASKLLVPGGWLLVEVGAGQAPAVQELLAAAGFGELFCRADYAGIPRVVGGRHI, encoded by the coding sequence TTGGCGGAGTCCTGGACGGTTCTCAAGATCCTCAAGTGGACCAGCGGCTACCTGGCCGAGCGCGGTATCGACAACGGCCGCCTCGACGCCGAACTGCTCCTCGCCGACCTGCTGCAGCTCGATCGGGTCGGGCTTTATCTCAACTTTGACCGGCCGCTGAATGCGGCCGAACTGACCGATTTCCGGCAGCGGGTCGGTCGCCGGGCGCGGCGCGAACCGCTGCAGTATATCCTTGGCCGCGCCGAGTTCTGGTCGCTGCCGTTTCGTGTTGGGCCGGCGGTTCTGGTTCCCCGTCCCGACACCGAAGTGCTGGTCGAAGAGGCGCTGGCCCGGGCCACGCCGGCGGCCCGTATCCTCGATGTCGGTACCGGCAGCGGGGCGATTGCCGTGGCCCTGGCCCATGAGCTCCCCGCCGCCCGGGTGGCGGCGGTCGATATCTCGAAGGAAGCGCTCCTCCTCGCGGCGGAGAACGCGCGGGTCAACGGCGTCGCCGAACGGGTGACTTTCACCCCGGGCAACCTGCACGCGCTGGCGGATGGCGAGTTCGACCTGGTGGTCGCCAACCCGCCCTATATTGCCGCGACCGACCTCGCCGGCCTGATGCCCGAGGTCAGGGACTTTGAACCGCAGCTCGCCCTGGATGGCGGCAGCGACGGCCTCGACGCCTATCGGGCCCTCGCCCGGCAGGCATCAAAGCTGCTGGTGCCGGGCGGGTGGCTGCTGGTGGAGGTCGGCGCCGGGCAGGCGCCTGCGGTGCAGGAACTGCTGGCGGCAGCCGGTTTCGGCGAGCTCTTTTGCCGAGCTGACTATGCCGGCATCCCGCGGGTGGTGGGCGGCAGGCACATTTAG
- the hisG gene encoding ATP phosphoribosyltransferase: MSDYITFALPKGRIMQDSMALFAKIGITCPEMEGGSRKLVFENRADKYRFMAVRATDVPTYVEYGCADIGVVGKDTLLEQGKDLYEPLDLKFGYCRMVVAEPKALHDRPDPANWSNIRVATKYPNVTERFFAAKGIQVELIKLYGSIELAPLVGLAERIVDLVSTGATLKENGMVEVETIAEITTRLIVNRASLKTKHQRITRIIEGLEQVIDSEVRISQ; the protein is encoded by the coding sequence ATGAGCGACTACATTACCTTCGCCCTGCCCAAAGGGCGCATCATGCAGGATTCGATGGCGCTCTTTGCCAAGATCGGCATCACCTGCCCGGAGATGGAAGGGGGGAGCCGCAAACTCGTCTTCGAGAACCGGGCGGACAAGTACCGCTTCATGGCGGTGCGCGCCACCGACGTTCCGACCTACGTCGAATACGGCTGTGCCGACATCGGCGTGGTCGGCAAGGACACCCTCCTCGAACAGGGGAAGGATCTCTACGAACCCCTCGACCTCAAGTTCGGCTACTGCCGGATGGTGGTCGCCGAGCCGAAGGCGCTCCACGACCGGCCCGACCCGGCCAACTGGTCGAACATCCGGGTGGCGACCAAGTACCCCAACGTCACCGAGCGCTTCTTCGCCGCCAAGGGGATCCAGGTGGAGCTGATCAAGCTCTACGGCTCCATCGAACTGGCGCCCCTGGTCGGGCTGGCCGAGCGGATCGTCGACCTCGTCTCCACCGGTGCGACCCTGAAGGAGAATGGCATGGTCGAGGTCGAGACCATCGCCGAGATCACCACCCGGCTGATCGTCAACCGCGCCAGTCTGAAGACCAAGCACCAGCGCATCACCCGCATCATCGAGGGGCTGGAGCAGGTGATCGACAGCGAAGTGCGGATTTCGCAATAG
- the hisB gene encoding imidazoleglycerol-phosphate dehydratase HisB, which produces MSRSATIERKTKETRIRIELRLDGKGESAIETGVPFFDHMLTQIARHGFFDLTIAARGDLEIDAHHTVEDVGICLGEAFKQALGDKAGIRRYGRGTMPMHEALASVVLDFSGRPFLVYNVPLPKAQVGNFEVELVEEFFTAFCNHGGVNIHANLAYGDNLHHIIEALFKAFARALDDACGLDPRIEGVLSSKGKLE; this is translated from the coding sequence ATGTCCCGCAGCGCGACCATCGAACGCAAGACCAAGGAGACCAGGATCCGCATCGAGTTGCGTCTCGACGGCAAGGGAGAGAGCGCCATCGAGACCGGCGTTCCCTTCTTCGATCACATGCTGACGCAGATCGCCCGCCACGGTTTCTTCGACCTGACCATCGCCGCCCGGGGCGACCTGGAGATCGACGCCCACCACACCGTGGAGGATGTCGGGATTTGTCTTGGCGAAGCCTTCAAGCAGGCGCTTGGTGACAAGGCGGGGATTCGCCGTTACGGTCGCGGCACGATGCCGATGCACGAGGCCCTCGCCTCGGTGGTTCTCGACTTCTCCGGCCGGCCGTTTCTGGTTTACAACGTCCCCCTGCCCAAGGCCCAGGTCGGCAACTTCGAGGTCGAACTGGTCGAGGAGTTTTTCACCGCCTTCTGCAACCACGGCGGCGTGAACATCCACGCCAACCTCGCCTATGGCGACAATCTCCACCACATCATCGAGGCGCTCTTCAAAGCCTTCGCCCGGGCCCTCGATGACGCCTGCGGGCTCGACCCGCGCATCGAGGGGGTCCTCTCCAGCAAGGGGAAACTCGAGTAG
- the hisF gene encoding imidazole glycerol phosphate synthase subunit HisF: MLTKRIIPCLDVKDGRVVKGVQFLELRDAGDPVEAAAAYDAQGADELTFLDITASSDNRGIILDVVRRTAERVFMPLTVGGGVRSVDDIRNLLNAGADKVSINTAAVHRPEFVQEAAQRFGSQCTVVAIDARRVPGSDPQRWEVYTHGGRNPTGIDAVEWAVRMEAYGSGEILLTSMDCDGTKDGYDLGLTRAVSDAVSIPVIASGGVGNLEHIRAGLVEGGASAALAASIFHFREYTIGECKEYLREHGVPVRL, translated from the coding sequence ATGCTGACTAAACGCATCATCCCCTGTCTCGACGTCAAGGACGGCCGCGTTGTCAAGGGGGTCCAGTTTCTGGAGCTGCGCGACGCCGGCGACCCGGTGGAAGCGGCCGCGGCCTACGACGCCCAGGGGGCCGATGAACTGACCTTTCTTGACATTACCGCCTCGAGTGACAATCGTGGCATCATCCTCGACGTGGTGCGGCGCACCGCGGAGCGGGTCTTCATGCCGTTGACGGTCGGCGGCGGGGTGCGCAGCGTCGACGATATCCGCAACCTGCTCAACGCCGGCGCCGACAAGGTCTCGATCAATACTGCGGCGGTCCATCGCCCCGAGTTCGTGCAGGAGGCGGCGCAGCGTTTCGGCTCCCAGTGTACCGTGGTGGCGATCGACGCCCGCCGCGTTCCGGGGAGCGACCCGCAGCGCTGGGAGGTCTATACCCACGGTGGCCGCAACCCGACCGGGATTGACGCGGTGGAGTGGGCAGTACGCATGGAAGCCTATGGCAGCGGCGAGATTCTCCTCACCTCGATGGATTGCGACGGCACCAAGGACGGCTACGATCTCGGCCTGACCCGGGCGGTGAGCGATGCGGTGTCGATCCCGGTGATCGCTTCCGGCGGCGTCGGCAACCTCGAGCATATCCGCGCCGGCCTCGTCGAAGGGGGGGCTTCCGCCGCCCTGGCGGCGAGCATATTTCACTTCCGCGAATACACCATTGGCGAGTGCAAGGAGTACCTGCGTGAGCATGGTGTGCCGGTGCGGCTGTAA
- the murA gene encoding UDP-N-acetylglucosamine 1-carboxyvinyltransferase yields MDKIVIHGGQRLKGEVLISGAKNAALPLLFATLLAPGRHRLANVPQLRDIDTVAELLTTLGATVERADGLFTVGADAIMSIEAPYELVRTMRASVLVLGPLLARHGEARVSLPGGCAIGARPINLHLKGFEAMGAKIVLDHGYVEARAKRLHGARIYFDLPTVGGTENLMMAATLAKGTTILENAACEPEIVDLANALNAMGARISCAGSDTVTIEGVEDLRPLDYAVMPDRIEAGTFMVAAAITRGDVKVTGAVASDLEALIAKLRDAGAEIVEESGGLRVKGPRRIESVNIKTHPHPGFPTDMQAQFMALMTLGQGTSVISENVFENRFMHVCELQRMGADISIEGHSATVKGVKGLTGAPVMATDLRASASLILAGLAADNTTEVARIYHLDRGYERIETKLKQLGADIERVRA; encoded by the coding sequence TTGGACAAGATCGTCATTCACGGCGGGCAGCGGCTCAAGGGTGAAGTCCTGATCAGCGGGGCCAAGAATGCCGCCCTGCCGCTATTGTTTGCTACCCTGCTGGCGCCGGGGCGGCACCGGCTCGCCAATGTGCCGCAATTGCGGGATATCGATACCGTCGCCGAGCTCTTGACCACCCTCGGAGCGACGGTGGAGCGCGCTGACGGGCTTTTCACGGTCGGCGCCGACGCCATCATGAGTATCGAGGCGCCCTATGAGCTGGTGCGGACCATGCGCGCCTCGGTCCTCGTTCTCGGCCCGCTGCTCGCCCGCCATGGCGAGGCCCGCGTCAGTCTCCCCGGCGGCTGTGCCATCGGCGCCCGGCCGATCAACCTGCACCTCAAGGGGTTCGAGGCGATGGGGGCGAAGATCGTCCTCGATCACGGCTACGTCGAGGCGCGCGCCAAACGCCTCCACGGCGCCCGGATCTATTTCGATCTCCCGACCGTCGGCGGCACCGAAAACCTGATGATGGCGGCCACCCTCGCCAAGGGGACGACCATCCTTGAAAACGCCGCCTGCGAGCCGGAGATCGTCGATCTTGCCAATGCGCTCAATGCCATGGGGGCGCGGATTAGCTGCGCCGGCAGCGACACCGTGACCATCGAGGGGGTCGAGGATTTGCGTCCCCTCGATTACGCGGTGATGCCCGACCGGATCGAGGCCGGCACCTTCATGGTCGCCGCCGCCATCACCCGCGGCGACGTCAAGGTGACCGGAGCCGTGGCCAGTGACCTTGAGGCGCTGATCGCCAAGCTGCGCGACGCCGGCGCCGAGATTGTCGAAGAGAGCGGCGGCTTGCGGGTCAAGGGACCGCGCCGGATCGAGTCGGTCAATATCAAGACCCATCCCCATCCCGGCTTCCCGACCGACATGCAGGCCCAGTTCATGGCGCTGATGACCCTCGGCCAGGGGACGAGCGTGATCAGCGAGAATGTCTTCGAAAACCGCTTCATGCACGTCTGCGAGCTGCAGCGGATGGGGGCCGATATCAGCATCGAGGGGCACAGCGCCACCGTCAAGGGGGTCAAGGGGCTGACCGGCGCCCCGGTGATGGCGACCGACCTGCGCGCCAGCGCCTCGCTGATTCTCGCCGGCCTCGCCGCGGACAACACCACCGAGGTGGCGCGCATCTACCATCTCGATCGCGGCTACGAACGGATCGAAACCAAACTCAAACAACTGGGCGCCGATATCGAGCGGGTCCGGGCCTGA